DNA sequence from the Chamaesiphon minutus PCC 6605 genome:
GCTCGATCGCTTGAAATTCCTTGCTTGTCTAGTAGCCCAAGTATTTCTGCTAATGCCGCAACCTGAACGCCAAACAGGGCATTAACGGCAAGTTTCATGGCCATCCCGCTACCGATCGAACCCAGATGATGCACGATCGCACCCCCTGCGGCTAACAGCACAGGCTCCGCTGTTGTTAAGACTTCCGCATTGCCGCCAACCAGATAAATCAGTTTTCCAGCTTCCGCTTGTGGACGCGAGCCGACAACTGGCGCATCGAGAAATGCCGATCCATGTCGCTCGATTGCTGCTGCCAATTCGATCGACCATTCTACCGTTAGGGTGCTAGATTCGATCGCGATCGCCTCTTTTCCCAAACCTAAGATCGCCCCAGATTCTGGATCGAGCCAAACCTGTCGAGAGGCATCATTATCTCTGACCATACTAATTATAATATCAGCTCGATCGGCAGCTTCTCTGGGCGTTACTGCATAAATAGCTCCTCGATCGAGCAGTGGCTGTACTTTATCCGCCGTGCGGTTGTAAATCGTGACTGGATAACCAGCAGCGAGCAGGTTTTGCACCAGCCGCGATCCCATCGCGCCTGTACCTAAAACGGCAATTTTCTTGGTATTCATAGCTATTTATGTAAAATTATCGCGATTGATTCGATCGCCAATGTGGTGGATAGGTGCGTTGATAACCGGGCAAAGCGACGATCGTGCTTTCCCAGCGCATGATGTTTACAGCGTTTGCCAGCAGATCGGCTAATGTCTGGCTGATGGGATCTTGTTTTTAGTGAGGGCACGTCGAAGCCATTGCCAACTGGGATAAAACGTAATGTCAGTTGCACTCAACGAACCCTCATATAGATACTGTTGTTGAGATAATCGAGAATCGATCTGCTGAATTTCAGCCATAACTATCTCGATCGCGGCAGCAATTTCATCAACTCGATCTTCAACCCGATCGCGGAAAATTGCTTGGGCTACGGTTGCTAATGCTGGACATAAATTATGCTCGAAATCCATTAACCATTGCCAGATTGCCGCTGTCGAAATCGGATCGATTCCTAATAGCGGTGGAGTGGGTTGCAACCGATCGAGATAGGCGATAATTGCCAGAGATTCACGCACGATCGCATCCCCTACCCGCAAGACTGGTACTTGTCCGCGAGGATTAAGATTTAAGAAATCGGCAGACTTATGTTCGTTCGCCGCAGCATCTAATTGTCGAGAAATATAGTCGATTTCTTTAACTTCTAGTGCCAGCATCACTCGCCAAGCGGGTGGGCTGCCGCTAATCCAAAAAAGTTCTGGTTTGGTCATTTCGTTAGAGTGTATTGCAAGCAAAAGTTCGGAGATATTTGAAAGCTCGTTCTCGATCGGGAATCATCGCACCATACGCATCGCTGGCGAGAAACTGTTTCATGGCTTCCAAGCTAGGGAATTCCATTACTGCGACCAAATCGAAGGGATGTTCGCCGACTAAGGCTTCGATGC
Encoded proteins:
- a CDS encoding DUF1330 domain-containing protein; amino-acid sequence: MSTIMITVGNLAENGAESLERYAQGVIPLLEQAGVKILGRYQGIEALVGEHPFDLVAVMEFPSLEAMKQFLASDAYGAMIPDRERAFKYLRTFACNTL
- a CDS encoding glutathione S-transferase family protein, whose protein sequence is MTKPELFWISGSPPAWRVMLALEVKEIDYISRQLDAAANEHKSADFLNLNPRGQVPVLRVGDAIVRESLAIIAYLDRLQPTPPLLGIDPISTAAIWQWLMDFEHNLCPALATVAQAIFRDRVEDRVDEIAAAIEIVMAEIQQIDSRLSQQQYLYEGSLSATDITFYPSWQWLRRALTKNKIPSARH
- a CDS encoding NAD(P)-dependent oxidoreductase; this encodes MNTKKIAVLGTGAMGSRLVQNLLAAGYPVTIYNRTADKVQPLLDRGAIYAVTPREAADRADIIISMVRDNDASRQVWLDPESGAILGLGKEAIAIESSTLTVEWSIELAAAIERHGSAFLDAPVVGSRPQAEAGKLIYLVGGNAEVLTTAEPVLLAAGGAIVHHLGSIGSGMAMKLAVNALFGVQVAALAEILGLLDKQGISSDRAMASLGELPVISPAAKVAGSLMVTNNHAPLFPIDLVEKDFRYVLQTAQAADASMPLSTAIHNIFQAAIDLGFGNNNITGVVRLYIPTI